A window from Cryptomeria japonica chromosome 1, Sugi_1.0, whole genome shotgun sequence encodes these proteins:
- the LOC131071685 gene encoding uncharacterized protein LOC131071685 codes for MAMPVEQQPALVYENAASSQGSGSHSNGSVGPVLAVLSVITILGVLACVAGRICAARLLSANSKYDCVGWMEKTCSACLDGDLHADEEIPVAKPA; via the coding sequence ATGGCAATGCCAGTTGAACAGCAACCTGCATTGGTGTATGAAAATGCAGCTTCCAGTCAAGGCAGCGGATCTCATTCAAATGGGTCTGTTGGCCCTGTTTTGGCAGTTCTGTCAGTCATAACCATCTTGGGAGTTCTGGCCTGTGTGGCGGGCAGAATCTGTGCAGCGCGTTTGTTGAGTGCCAATAGCAAATATGACTGTGTTGGGTGGATGGAAAAAACTTGTTCTGCTTGCCTCGATGGAGATCTACACGCAGATGAAGAAATTCCAGTTGCCAAGCCTGCTTGA